In the Solanum pennellii chromosome 5, SPENNV200 genome, one interval contains:
- the LOC107020320 gene encoding protein MEI2-like 4 isoform X4, with translation MRELQGLSPSSYFSEELCFRDERQVGFWKANSLQNYHGLKSDDALQRAAVRSSPFENHISLGSPTTKHFEHHDSHLKQDKNVNSIIERRAVGIERASHSLPRGLDYNMGVRSIVSTDLPTYPTEDDKISVLGGQYENGLFSSSLSELFSRKLRLPTNYSPHGHSVGAADSHYEEERFESLKELEAHAIGNLLPDDDDLLAGVTDGLDYVGQPYAGDETEDLDLFSSVGGMDLGEDGSSTGQQNSEYAGNYTLPLGDSNAAIGSQKPFEENPSRTLFVRNVNSSVEDSELQTLFEQYGDIRTLYTACKHRGFVMISYYDIRASQNAMKALQNNPLRRRKLDIHFSIPKDNPSEKNANQGTLLVFNLDSSVSNDELRQIFGVYGEIKEIRETQHRSHHKYIEFYDVRAAEAALRALNRSDVAGKQIMIEAIHPGGTRRLSQQFPSELEQDEPGLYLHQNSPSSLATGFSGALPHGGHCLSMENGSILRRQSASGSAMNSYLDNAFDCGLSFSVPNSLLRLESKGGNQANVGETGHLQSQFNFDLRGTSGLHPHSLPEYHDGLSNGTTSISPGGISANMNIRPLEAIENRKFSRVGPNGQPVELNEVFTPNGTANCPSPGHQYMWSNSHQSQPQGMMWPNSPTYVGGVCASRPQQLHSVPRAPSHMLNALVPINNHHVGSAPSVNPSLSLWDRRHAYAGESPDASGFHPGSLGSMRISGNSPHPLEFIPHNVFSRTGGSCIDLPMSSSNVGHQQRNLMFPGRAQIIPMIGSFDSPNERMRSRRNEGNSSQTDNKKQFELDIERIARGDDKRTTLMIKNIPNKYTSKMLLAAIDERHRGTYDFIYLPIDFKNKCNVGYAFINMTEPSLIVPFYHAFNGKKWEKFNSEKVASLAYARIQGKSALIAHFQNSSLMNEDKRCRPILFHTDGPNAGDQVPFPMGVNMRPRSSKNRAGTSEESYQESKDFIIEESVNESN, from the exons GTCTTAAAAGTGATGATGCTTTACAAAGAGCTGCTGTTCGTTCATCACCCTTTGAGAATCATATTTCGTTGGGCTCCCCGACGACGAAGCATTTTGAACATCATGATTCTCATCTAAAACAAGACAAAAATGTTAACAGTATCATAGAAAGACGAGCTGTTGGAATAGAAAGAGCATCTCACTCCTTACCTAGAGGTCTTGACTATAACATGGGTGTAAGATCTATTGTCAGCACTGACTTGCCAACTTATCCAACAGAAGATGACAAAATTAGCGTATTGGGCGGTCAATATGAGAATGGTCTTTTCTCGAGCTCATTATCAGAGTTATTCAGTAGAAAAT TGCGATTACCGACCAACTATTCCCCACATGGCCATTCTGTTGGAGCAGCTGACTCACACTATGAAGAAGAACGCTTTGAGTCCCTTAAAGAACTTGAGGCCCACGCTATTGGAAATCTTCTCCCTGATGATGATGACTTGCTTGCTGGGGTTACTGATGGGCTAGACTATGTTGGCCAACCCTATGCTGGTGATGAAACTGAGGATCTTGATCTTTTCAGTAGTGTTGGAGGTATGGACCTAGGAGAAGATGGTTCCTCTACAGGACAACAAAATTCTGAATATGCTGGGAATTATACTCTGCCATTGGGAGACTCTAATGCTGCAATTGGTAGCCAGAAACCTTTCGAGGAAAATCCATCTAGAACGCTCTTTGTAAGAAATGTAAATAGCAGTGTTGAAGATTCTGAACTACAAACTCTTTTTGAG CAATATGGAGATATTCGCACGCTATATACAGCATGCAAGCATCGCGGTTTTGTTATGATATCTTATTATGATATTCGAGCATCACAGAATGCCATGAAAGCTCTTCAGAACAATCCACTCAGACGCAGGAAGCTAGACATACATTTCTCTATTCCCAAG GACAATCCATCAGAAAAAAATGCCAACCAAGGGACTCTCCTGGTTTTCAACCTTGATTCCTCTGTTTCAAATGATGAACTTCGACAAATATTTGGTGTATATGGGGAGATTAAGGAG ATCCGCGAGACTCAGCATAGAAGCCATCACAAATATATAGAGTTTTATGATGTTAGAGCTGCAGAAGCTGCTCTTCGTGCTTTAAACAGGAGTGACGTTGCAGGGAAGCAGATAATGATTGAAGCAATCCATCCTGGTGGTACCAGACG GTTGTCGCAGCAATTTCCTTCTGAGCTGGAGCAAGATGAACCTGGTCTTTATTTGCACCAGAATAGTCCTAGCAGTTTAGCCACTGGATTTTCTG GAGCACTTCCACATGGAGGACATTGTTTGAGTATGGAAAATGGATCTATTCTGCGCAGACAATCAGCCAGTGGTTCTGCCATGAATTCCTATTTGGATAATGCATTTGACTGTGGATTATCATTCAGTGTTCCTAACAGCTTATTGAGGTTGGAATCTAAGGGGGGCAACCAAGCTAATGTTGGTGAAACTGGCCACCTGCAGAGCCAATTCAATTTTGACCTTCGGGGCACATCAGGTCTCCATCCTCATTCTCTGCCAGAGTACCATGATGGTTTATCTAATGGAACTACCTCCATTTCTCCGGGCGGCATTTCTGCAAATATGAATATCAGGCCACTAGAAGCAATAGAAAACCGAAAGTTCTCCAGAGTTGGCCCTAATGGGCAACCGGTTGAACTAAATGAAG TTTTTACTCCAAATGGAACTGCAAATTGTCCTTCTCCTGGGCACCAATACATGTGGAGTAATTCACATCAATCGCAGCCTCAAGGCATGATGTGGCCAAACTCACCAACATATGTAGGTGGGGTCTGTGCTTCTCGCCCTCAACAACTGCATTCAGTTCCAAGGGCTCCGTCCCACATGCTCAATGCACTTGTACCAATAAACAACCATCATGTGGGTTCAGCGCCCTCTGTTAATCCATCCCTCTCTCTCTGGGATAGAAGACATGCCTATGCAGGAGAATCTCCAGATGCATCTGGTTTTCATCCAGGTTCTCTGGGAAGTATGAGGATTTCTGGAAATTCACCACATCCTTTGGAGTTCATTCCTCATAACGTTTTCTCGCGCACTGGTGGCAGCTGTATAGACTTGCCCATGTCTTCCAGTAATGTCGGCCATCAGCAGAGAAATTTAATGTTTCCTGGTAGAGCTCAAATAATTCCTATGATCGGTTCGTTTGATTCTCCAAATGAAAGGATGCGGAGCCGTAGGAATGAAGGCAATTCAAGTCAGACTGACAACAAGAAGCAGTTTGAACTGGATATTGAACGGATTGCACGAGGGGACGATAAAAGGACAACCCTAATGATAAAGAATATTCCTAACAA ATATACTTCAAAAATGCTTTTGGCTGCAATAGATGAGCGTCACAGAGGAACATATGATTTCATCTATCTACCCATTGATTTCAAG AACAAATGCAATGTAGGCTATGCGTTTATCAACATGACTGAGCCTTCTCTTATTGTTCCGTTTTATCAT GCATTCAATGGAAAGAAATGGGAAAAATTCAATAGTGAGAAGGTGGCATCACTTGCATATGCTCGCATTCAGGGAAAATCTGCACTCATTGCTCACTTCCAGAATTCTAGCCTGATGAATGAAGATAAGCGATGCCGACCAATCCTCTTCCACACTGATGGCCCTAATGCTGGTGATCAG GTGCCGTTTCCCATGGGTGTAAACATGAGGCCAAGAAGCAGCAAAAATCGAGCTGGCACGAGTGAGGAAAGCTACCAAGAGAGCAAGGATTTCATAATTGAAGAGTCTGTTAATGAATCAAATTGA